In Pseudomonadales bacterium, the genomic stretch AGTCACCCATGGCGACATCATGCCAGGAGTCGCGCGGACGAGTTGCCGACCCGACCCTTCCGGTATTGACAATCATTCGCATCAAGTCTTGAATTGCGCCCTCCTGCGTTGGGGCGAGTCACCGATCCCGTCTCGGCGCAATGCCCGCCACATCGATACAACCTTTCGGAGATGACTTCGTGACCTCAGGCCACCCGTTCCGTTCGCAGCAACACCTTGCCGTCGCCGTCGCCACCGCGCTGCTGTCCGCCACCGCGATGGCCCAGCCCGCGCCCACACGCGATCGGGGCGTGCCGATGCCCGAGATGGAGGTGGTCGGCAAGCGTCTGGAAGACGTGTCGAAAATGACCGGCAGCGTGGTGCTGATCGACCACAAGCAGCTCGAGATGATCCAGCCGCTGTCCACCGAGGACGTACTGCGCCGCGTCCCGGGCATCAACGTCAAGAGCGAGGAGGAGACTTCGATCGTCTCCAACGTCGGGATTCGCGGGCTGTCATCCAGCGAGACGAAGTCGCTGATCCTCGAGGACGGGGTGCCAGTGGCCCCGGGGCTGTTCGTCGGCAACACACGCTACTTCAATCCGCGCATCCAGCGCGTCGAGAGCATCGAGGTGCTGAAGGGTTCGGCATCGTTGCGCTACGGGCCGTCCACGATCGGCGGTGTGATCAACTATCGCACCAAGACACCCGACGACGGTGTGCTGGTGTCGGTGCGCACGGGTTCGTTCAGTACGCATGAAGCAAGCGTCGAGGCGGGTGGCCGCACCCGTTCGGAAGACGCCTTTGCCGGCATCGTCGCCACCTATGCGAAGAGCGACGGCTTCATGCACAAGGACTACGAGATGTCCGACCTGATGGCGAAGGCCGGTGTTCGCTTCAACGACGAGCACGCGCTGGGATTGAAGTTTTCGTATTACGAGAACGACGCGAACATTTCCTATCGCGGCCTGCTGCTCGGGGATTACCGGGCCGGACGCAGCTACAACCCGGCCCCTGACGACTACTTTCTCACCGATCGCAGCGCCTTCGACCTCAATCACGAGTGGACGCTCGGCGAGCGCGCGACGCTGAAGACCCTGGTGTACTGGAGCGATATGACCCGTGATTACTGGCGCTACAGCGTCGATGCGGGAGCGTCGAATGCGGCCGGTCGCTGGGTGTATACGAATACGCTGACTGGCAACAACCGCAGTTTCGAGCGCTACGGTGTCGAGACGCGTCTGATGCTCGATCACACCCTGTTCGGCGTCGAGAACCAGGCGGAATTCGGACTGCGCTTCATGAAGGAAGAATCCGATGATCGCCGCGTGCGCGCCACCCGTGCGGCGGATCGCACCGGCGTGACCGACCAGCATATCGTCGATTCCGCCGACAGCCTCGCCGGCTATGTGCAGAACCGCTTCGTGATCAGCGACCGCCTTGCCGTCACGCCGGGCCTGCGCATCGAATCCTACGAGCAGGATCGGCGTGTGCTGAGCAGCAACGGTGCGTCGGCCACCACGAGCAACATCGAGGTGCTGCCCGGCGTGGGGGCCACCTTCGAGCTGAGCGACTCCGCACAGCTCTACGGCGGTGTCTACAAGGCCTTCTCACCGGCGTCGAACGGTGTGGCCCTCGACGGCCTGACTGACCAGAACCTCGACGGTGAGCGTTCGCTGAATTACGAGGCCGGTGTGCGTGGTGCCCGCGGTGCACTGAACTATGAAATGGCCGCGTTCTACATGGATTTCGACAACCAGGTGGTAACCGGCAACAGCAACCCGCTGCTGTCGCAGTCGAACGCCGGCAAGACCCGTCACCGGGGCATGGAGGTGGTGCTCGGCTACGAGCTCGGTGCAGGCTTCAGCATCGACGCCAATGCGACCTGGGTGCCCGACTCGGAATTCCGTAGCGGCGAGAACCGTGGCAACCGCATTCCGTATTCGCCGAAGCGCATGGCAAACCTGGCACTGAACTACGGTCGTGACGCGCTGAGCGCAGCGCTCAGCGTGCACTACAACGGTTCGCAGTTCGGTGATCCGAGCAATCGACGCGACCTGCCCGCCACCGCGGACAGCCGCATCTGGGGCGGCGAGATCCCCTCGTACACGGTGGTCGATCTGAGCGCCCAGTACGAATTCAGCGAGCGGTTCACGCTGTTCGGTGCGGTCAAGAACCTCGGCGACAAGCGCTACATCACCGGCTTGCGCCAGGGTATCTACGTGGGACCGGAACGCTCGTTCGAGGCGGGTGTGCGCTTCAGGTTGTAAGGAAAGCCGGTGCGGTCACAGCAACGCTGGCAACCGCACCGGTCAGGTCAGGGGCTCAGTACGTGAAGATGACTTCGGCGCCGTAGCTCGGCGGTGGAGCCCACGACGTCGCCGCGAACGAGTAGCCTGCCGGCTGATAGCCCACCGCGACGGCACCCGGGCCGCCTTGTCCGATCATCGAATTCTTGTATTCGCGGTTGGCGATGTTGTGGCCCCACACGGCAAGCTGCAGGGTGCGGTCGTCCGGCAGATCCAGATCCAGCGTGATACGCGCATCCATCACGCCGTAGGCATCCTGGCGGTAGTTCTCGCGCCCCGGCACTCCCGATCCTGCCGGAGCCGAGATGTAGTTCTCCGACTGATGGTGGTAGTTCAGGTTGAGCGATACATCGCCGTTGGCCAGATGCCAGAACGTGTAGTCCATCGACACGAACACGGTATCACGCGGAGCGTAAGGCACCACGAACACGTCCTTGATGTTCGCGCCGAGGGTGTAAGGGGACGCCGGATTCACTGCCGGATCGAAGATGGTGCCCGGAATCACGTCCACCGTGTCGAATTTCGGGTCCAGATAGGCATAGTTGATGTTGAACATCAGGTCGCTGGTCGGCAGCCAGGTTACCTCGAGTTCTGCACCGGTCACGTTTGCCTTGCCGGCGTTGTAGCCCATGGTCAGCGAGGCGTCGGTGGCGTCGGCAACGAAGACGAGCTGCATGTCCTCGAACTTGCTGTAGAACACGGCTGCGTTGACGCGCAGGCTGCGGTCGAGCCAGTCGGATTTCAGGCCCAGCTCGTAAGTGGTCACGTCCTCGGCACCGTAGGTCGAGTTGAACAGGCCAGGAGGCGCGCCCTCGGACGAGCCGCCTGCCTTGTAGCCGGTCGAGACCTTGGCATAGCTGTTGATCGTATCGGTCCAGCTGTAGTTGGCCGTGACTGCGGGATTGAAGCGCGAAGAGGATTGCTTGTTGCTCGCGATGTCGTACAGCGAATAACCCGGGATAGCCAGACGAGCCCGGTTGGGCCGGTAACTGTGCTTGACCGCGCTCAGGGCCAGTTCCGGTATCGGCGAGCCGGTGGGAGGAACGACGTCGACGATCAGGTTGCGGCTCGCGCTGCGCTTGTCCTTGGTAAAGCGGGCGCCGAGCGTGAGGTCGAGCTTGTCGTCGAGGATGGGCGGAGTCCACGTGACCTGGGCGTAGGCGGCGTGGGATTTGGATTCTGCATCGGTGTCGCGATCCTTGACCGAATTGATCCAGACGTTGGGTACGCCCGTGAGATCCATCACCCAGATCTGCTGATGGTTGGACTGTTCCTTGAAGTAGAACAGACCGGCCACGTAGTTGATCGAGTCGCCCACATTACCGATGAACTGGAATTCCTGTGCAAACTGATGGTTGTCGATGCCATCCCACGAATGCCCGGGTACCCCGAAGGCCTCGGCGTAATCCTGGTAGGCGTCGAACTCGATCTGCCGGTAGCTGGTGAGCGACTTGATCGTCAGGTGCTCGCTCGCTTCCCAGGTCAGTGTCAGGCCGTGTCCCTCGAAATCCAGCGTGCTGCGTGGCAGGTCGATCGGACGGTAGGTGTGGCCCGTCGGGTCGTTTCCGTAGATGTAGCCCGGGATCATCGCGAATCCATAGGCGTAATAGGGATTGGTGGGCCTGGTTGACGCGTAATAGATGGGCGTCGAGTCCTGCGAGCCGACGTCGAGTGCGTAGTCGACGTCGAGGTGCTCGGCCGGGCTCCAGTGCAGCGCGACTCGACCGGCGATCTCGTCGGTTTCACCGTAATCGTGCGAGTTGCCGAGGTTCTTGACGTAACCGTCCTCCTTTTTCGACAGGATCGAGACCTTGCTCGATACATCGCCGACCTCCGGCAGATCGATCACGGACAGGCTGCGCACGAAATCGCGGCTGCCCATCGACAGGCTCTGCTTGAAGCCGAATTCGCCGCCTGGCTTGCGGGTGACCAGGTTGATGGCACCCCCGGTGGTGTTGCGTCCGTACAGGGTGCCTTGCGGCCCGCGCAGTACCTCGACGCGCTCGGTGTCGGCGATATCGAACAGTGCACCCTGCGGGCGTGCGACATAATGCCCATCGACGTACAGGCCGACCGAGCCGTCGGCGGTGACCTGCATCGGGTCGGAAACGCCCTGCCCGCGCATGTACAGGATCAGCATGTTCGACGAGGGGTACGCCGTCTCGGACAGGCTGGGGACCGTCTTGACGATATCGGTGAAGTTGTAGATCCCCTGCTTCTCGATGGTCGCGCTCGACAGGGTCGTGATCGCGATCGGCACTTCCTGCTGGCTTTCGACGCGCTTCTGCGCCGTGACCACCACTTCCTCGATCTGCCCCTGGGCCAGAGCCGAGGCGGTGATCAGGGTCGACGCACCCAGTGCGATCGCCCGGGACAGGTGGCGGGTGCGCGGAAGGTGCCGAATACGGTTACTGAGCATGGTGATGTCTCCGTTGAATGGGTGCATTGAACAGGTCCCGTCGCCGTTGCCAAACGAGCGACATGGCAACGGTTGCCCTGGATGTCATGTGACAGTCTGGTTTGTTATGGGTTGAAGGTTGGCACGCGCGAGTTCCTGTCCCGGAAGAGTGAACCCGAACAATCTGTGCACTGCGCATGTCATTTGCCGCCGGTGATTGCAATGCCGGCCGCCTCGTTTTCCGGTGGCCGGGTTCGCGTGGTCTGGTGTTCAGTACGAGAAGATCAGGTCCATCCCGTAGGTTGCAGGCTCGGACCATGCCACTGCCGCAAACGTGTAGCCAAATCCGGAGTAAGGCGTCGCCACCGCTCCTCCGCCCAGTCCGATCATGTGCGTGCGATATTCCTTTTCGGTGATGTTGCGTCCCCATACAGCCACCTGCAGGCGGTGGTCCTGTGGCAACTTGAAGTCGGCGGCTAGGCGCGCGTTCAGTATGCCGTGGGACTCCTGGCGGTAGTTTTCGCGCCCCGGAACCTTTTTCCCTGCCGGTGCCGTCAGGTAGTTGTCGGACTGGTAATGATAGTTCAGGTTCAGCGACAGTTCCGCCTGTTCGAAGCGCCAGAACGTATAGTCCACCGAGGCGTGGTAGCTGTTGCGCGGTGCGTAAGGCATCACGAACAGATCCTTGATATCTTCCCCTATCGAATAGGGCGACAGCCTGTTCACCGCCGGATCGAAGATGGTGCCGGCGCGTACCTTGACCTCGTCGAATCGGGGGTCGAGCCACGTGTAATCGAGCTTCAACTGCAGGTCGGTGATCGGCAGCCAGGTCAGTTCGAGTTCGGCCCCCTTCATGATCGCCTTGCCGGCGTTGTAGGCCTGGATGATGGACGTGTCGATGGGGTCTGCGACGAACGCCAGTTGCATGTCGTCGAACTGGCTGTAGAACGCTGCCGCGTTGAGCCTCAGGCTGTTGTCGAGCCAATCCGACTTCAGGCCAAACTCCCAGGTCGTTACGTCTTCAGGCTTGAACGTCTGGTCGAAGCGCCCAGGTCCAGCGCCTTCAGAGGAGCCGCCCGCCTTGTAACCGGTTGTGACCTTGGCATAACTGTTGACGGTATCGCTCCAGTCGTAGCTGACGATGAAGGCTGGATTGAACCGCGAGAAGGACTGGCTGTTGCCAAGTCCTGATTCCGCTATCACGGGCGCGCCATGGAGTGGGTCCGCGCGGTTGTACAGTACGAAGTCGCGACGGGCCTTGCGTCGGTCCTTGGTCAAGCGCCCGCCGAAGGTAAGGTCGAGACGGTTGTCCAGTACGGGGGGGGTCCACGTCAACTGCCCGTAGGCGGCGTGCGAGGTCGTCTCCGAGGTGACGAAGCGATCACTCCAGGTCCAGGTTCCTCGCGCGATTCGACGCAGGTCGCCTCCCCGATACTGGAAGTGATTGGAGTTTTCGTGGAAATAGTAGAGACCGGCGACGTAGTCGATCGAATCGCCCACGTTGCCGATGAACTGGAACTCCTGCGAAAACTCGTGGCTGTTGATCTTGTCGATCGAGTATGAGGTGACGGTGAAGGCTTCCGCCTTCTCGGAAGGCGCGTTGAAACCGAGGTCACGGTAACCAGTCAGCGACTTGATGGTCAGGTTGTCGGCAGCCTGCCAGGTCAGGGTCAGGCCATGGCCCTTGAAGTGAGTCTTGGTGACCGGGAGGTCGAGCGGGCGGTAGGTGTGACCCGCGGGGCGATTGCCAAGCTTGTATCCCGGATAAATGAATGCCATGGCTGGCAGGGTTGCCTGGTAGTAAATCGGTGTCGAATCCTGCGAGCCGACGTCATACGCGTAATCCACGTCGAAGGTATCGCAGTTGCACGGACTCCAGTGCAGTGCCACCCGCCCGGCAATTTCGTCGGTTTCACCACCGAAATCGTGCCTGCTGCCGATATCCTCCATCAGGCCGGTCCGGTAGTTGCGCTTCCTCCAGAAGTCGGGACCGGGGATGTTCGGCTGGCCACCGAGGTTTTTGACAAAACCATCCTGGGTCTTGCGCAGGACCGTTACCTTGCTCGATACGCCGTACACCTGCGGCAGATCGATCGTGGTCAGGCTGCGCACGAGGTCACGGCTGCCGATGGAGAGGTTCTGTTTGAAGCCAAATTCGCCGCTTGGCTTGCGGGTGATCAGGTTGATGGCGCCACCGGTGGTGTTGCGGCCGTAGAGGGTGCCCTGCGGTCCGCGCAGCACCTCGATGCGCTCGGTATCGGCCAGGTCGAACAAGGCCCCCTGCGGTCGCGCAATGTAGTGACCGTCGAGGTACAGGCCGACCGAGCCGTCGGCGGTGATCTGCATCGGGTCGGAAACACCCTGGCCGCGCATATAGAGGATCAGGATGTTTGCCGACGGATACGGCGTCTGCATCAGGCTGGGTACCGAACCGACGATATCGTCGAAGTCGAAGATCCCCTCGGTTTCCAGTTGCGCCGTGCTCAGCGTCGTGATCGCAATGGGTACTTCCTGCACGTTCTCGACCCGCTTCTGCGCCGTTACCACGATCTCCTCGATCTTGCCTTGGGCGAGCACCGGAGCAGCCAGCGCTGTCGCTGCGCCTATCGCGATTGCACGGCGCAGCAGGGTGGGCCGGGATACGGGTGCATTCCTGTTGTTTGGCATGGGGCCTCCTCGTTCGGCTCGTTTGTTTGTCTTCCTTGAAAGTCAAGACGGTTGACCGTCATGCCGAGTATATTGGCAACGCCCCGATTGTCCAGTTGAATGCACGCATGCGGAACCGGTTCGTGTCGGACGCTCGCGTCAGGCAGGCCGGTACGCATTTGCTGCAACGGGTTGCCCTGACGGATTCATCAAGGAGAATCGAACATGTCGGATCTGACGCATCGTCTGCAGGCCATCGAAGACCGTTTCGCGCTGCTTGATCTGGAGGCGGACTACGCGGCCCATTGGGACTTCGGACGTGCCCGCGAATGGGCAGAACTGTTTGCCGCAGACGGCAGCTTCGAGATGCTCGCGGTCGGTCCCAGACCCGAATTCATCGCTCGGGGCCATGTCGAGTTGCAGGGCTTTTGCGAAACCATCCATCAGAACTGGATGGGGATCCATTTCATGCACCCGCCACGACTGCAGATCGCGGGTGATACGGCGGGCGCGTTGATCTTTTTCGAGTTCCGCCATGTGCATCGCGGTGACGGCGGGCATACCAGCCAGGGCGTCATCGGCGGTTACTACGAGGTCGACTACCGGCGTACCGAACAGGGCTGGCGCATCGCGCGTCGTCGCGAGCAGGGGGTATTCGAGAGCACCGACAACGGTTTCGATTTCAGACGTCGCTGATGGTGGTGGAATGGCGCGCCCGGGACCGCGACTGCGAGCCGAAGCTATGGCCGTCCCAATTCACTTTCCCTAATCGGATGGAAACGGATGGAGCAATCCGGAGATTTCCGGTCGGGAAGGCTCACCCGAGGCGGTAGTTATGACCTATCCGTATCTAAAACACGAAAAAGTTAGAATTCTCTTGCGCATGGTTGGTCTTTTGTATAACTTTTTCGTACTTGAAACACGAAAAAGTTAGAAAATGTCTCTTGAACTGGTTGGTGAGACGATCGACAAGGCTCGTAGCCACTATCTGGCGGGGACGGGCAAGCTCGTCCAACTCATGCGGGGCGTCTACGTCGATGCGGATGAAGACGTCGATCAGACGGTCCTGAAGCACGCTGTCCGGATCGCTCGCTACCTCTATCCCAAAGCCTATCTGTCGAGTGCGAGTGCCATCCTGCTCGCTCCCAATCGCGATGGACGCCTGTACCTGTCAGGCCGGCGTGTCCAGCGGACACGGATACGCTCCCTGGAGATCGTCCAGAACAAGGCACCGGCGCACCCCTCGGTGGCCAATGCCATGGTGGCGGACAGCATGGGCGAGATGAGTGTCCCCGTTTCGGCTGTTCGCCAGCGGTTCCTGGAGGCATTTCGCCTGCGCAGCGAGCACGCGGCCGCGATCGACACGGATATGCGGGAGGCACTCGCGGCGCGCCTCATCGAGGAGTACGGTAACCCCAAGGCGGCCAGTGATGCCGTGTGGGCACTGGCCCGCGAGAACGAGTGGTATCGGGAAGGTGAGGGTGCCGAGAAGTTCCTGGTGAATCGACCCGCAGTGGTCACCACAAGGAACGAGGCGGCATTCGATCTCCAGGTGGCATGGCATGGGCGCCCCATTGGCAGGCTGGCCCATGACGGTTTCGAATGGCGCTGGTCTGCCAGGCAGGATGAACCGGCTTTGCCCCAAGTGGTGCGCCAGACGGTACCTGGGAAACTATCGCCATTCATCGTGTCGTTGCTGCCCGAGGGTTGGCTCGAATCCGTGCTGAAGGACGGCAGCGACGAGCGCGCGCTCCTGCGGTCTGGCAAACGCTACATGTCGAACATCACGGTCGCTTCCACCGAGGAGGAACTGGCGAAACTGCCCGCCGATATCCTGGCGAACAAGCTGGAGCGATTCAACGCGGATGGCATCTTCATCGGTACCTATGCCGGTCCTGGAAGAAGTGCCATCGAGAGTGACTTCGAACACCGACTCGCAGCATTGTTTGAGAATGCGCAGACACCGCGCCTCTCCGGCGTGCAGATCAAGGCCCCGATGCACCTGGGTACGGATGGAGCGCTTTCCCCGAGTATCGAATTGCCATTCACGCACATTCTCAAACCTGCGGGAACCGGCGGGTATGAGTCGCTGCCGTTGGTGGAGTGGATCGGCTTGACGCTTGCCCGCGGCGTTGGCCTCGATGTGCCGGATGCCGTGCTCCTGCGCATGCCGGATGGGATGCCACCAGCGCTGGTCGTGGAGCGCTTCGACATCCATGAACAGCCTGATGATCCCCGATGGCTGGCGATGGAAGATATGTGTTCCGTCCTGGATCTGGATCCTCACGACAAATACACGGGCACCATCGAGCGCGTGGCCAAGGCAGTGCGCGCATTATCGACATCTCCGGATACGGACCTGCTCGTGCTGCTGCGCCGTGTGCTGTTCACATGGCTGATCGCCGACGGTGACATGCACCTGAAGAACATGGCGTTCCTGAAAACGGGATACAGCGGCGAAACGGCATTCCGGCGGGTCACCATTGCGCCGGTCTACGATACGCTGACCACGCGTGTATTCCCGGGTCTGCACCACGATCGCATGGCTCTGAAACTGGGAGGTAAGGACGAGCGTTTGCGCCGCGCAGACTTCGTGGGATTGGCAACGCTCTCTGGCCTGCGGGCGGGAGATGCCCAGGGCACTATTGACGATGTGCTCCAGCGCATGTCGCCAGCACTGGATGGGCTTGCAATTCCTACAGCTCTGCAATTGAGCCCTGAGGCGCGTGCGACGGTCGCCCGGGCAATGGAAATCTGTCGTGCGAGGGTCGCCGATTTCGACTAGCAGCGCCGGCAGGTCGGACAGCGCACTGGGTGGTACGCGTTGCAGTAATTGGCGCGCCCGAAGGGATTCGAACCCCTGACCTCTGCCTCCGGAGGGCAGCGCTCTATCCAGCTGAGCTACGGGCGCAACACACGGGTAAAGCCGGATGGGGCCGCGATGATACCCGCGTGCCTCCGGGTGCGTCCATCGCGATTTGCGATGTGGCTGTGGGTGGCGGTTCCCCGTGTTCGCGGCATCTGGCTATAATCGCCGGCGTTTCATGGCGCCGGCACGCTGCCGGTACACCCCGTCACGCTACACAGCAGAGGTTCGCCCGTGTCAATCAAGCGCCCATTCCGCGTTGCCGCCCTCGGCATGTTCATCGCTGCCGGTGCAATGTCCAGCTTCGCTGCCGACGATGGCGAGCGTGACATCATCGAGCGCATCAAGCCGGTCGGTGCCGTCTGTATCGAAGGCCAGCCGTGCCCAGTGGAGGCGACGCCCGCCGTAGCGGCAGCGTCGGAACCCGTCGCCGAACCAGCAGCGGCTGAAACCGCCACTGCGGATGAAGCGGGCGTTGCCGCAGTGGCGCCTGCCGAGCCGGCTGCTGCCGAAGCCACCACGGCAGCCGTGGCTGCGAGCGGGCGCAGTGGCGCCGAGGTGTTCAATGCTTCCTGCGCGGTATGCCATACCTCTGGCCTCGCCGGTGCACCGAAACCGGGTGACGCCGCAGCGTGGGGGCCACGGCTGGCGCAGGGCAAGGAGACGGTGCTGAAGCATGCGCTCAACGGACTCAATGCCATGCCGCCCAAGGGCACCTGTGCCGCGTGTTCGGAGCAGGAGCTCCAGGCAGCGATCGACCACATGACGGCCGGGATCAACTGATCCCTGCGACCACCTCCGACCGACAGCGGATGGGAATAATTCAGGGCGTACATGGCGAAATCCTGCCGTGTCAACTATAAGTAGGCCTCGGCGAACTGCCGGCTCCACGTCTCGTGGCGTGGCTTTCCGGCAGTCAGTAACATCAAGAACATCGACGCTGAGCTCGCATGGACTCCGGTTCGCACGGTGAAAAACCCATCCGCGTGCTGCTGATCGATCGCGATCGTGGCGAATACGCGCTGATCGGCCAGTTGCTGAACGCGATCGGCCACGGCGCCTATGAACTCACCTGGTGCTGGCAGCCCGAGCACGCGATCGATGCGATCTTCTCCGATCTGCACGATGTGGTGCTGCTCGACTACCAGGGTGATCGGGCCAGTGGCCAGGCGATCGTCGCCAAGTCGATGCAGATGGGCGCACCGGTCCCGATCATCGTGATGACGGACGAGCTGGATCGCAATGTCGACCGCGAGGCGATCCGTTCCGGAGCATCCGATTACCTGTTGAAAGGGCGCATCGATTCACAGGTCCTCGAGCGCACGCTGCGCTACGCAATCGAGCGCAAGAGTGCCGAGGCGCGTCTGGCGCGTCTGGCGCATTACGATGCCCTGACCAATATCCCCAACCGCATCCTGTTCCGGGACCGACTGGCACGCGCACTGGAGCGTGCGCGGCGTACCCAGCAGACCGTGGCGTTGTTCTTCATCGATCTCGACGGCTTCAAGCAGGTCAACGACACGCTGGGGCACGAGGCTGGCGATGAACTGATCCGGACGGTGGCAGAGCGCCTCAGCCATTGCATGCGCAAGAGCGACTCGGTGGCGCGTATCGGCGGCGATGAATTCACCGTGATCCTCGAGGATGTTGCGACGACTTCCGACATCGTGAACGTGGCGCGCAAGGCGATCGACGTGATATCGCGTCCGGTCATGCTCGATTCACAGCAGGTGTTCGTCGGTGCGAGCATCGGCATTGCGGTGTACCCCGAGGCAGGCGACACCGTGGATGCGCTGCTCAAGCATGCCGACATGGCCATGTACCAGGCCAAGGGTTTGCGCGGCAGCGCGTATCGCTTCTACACGGAAAAGATGAACGTCGAGGCGATGAACCAGATGTACCTCGAAGCCGATCTGCGGCGCGCCTTGCGCCGCGGCGAGTTCGAGCTGTATTACCAGCCGCGGATCGCGCTCGACGATGAGCGCATCGCCGGGGTCGAGGCGTTGCTGCGCTGGAACCACCCGGTACGCGGGGTGGTTTCACCGGCGGATTTCATCCCGCTCGCCGAAGAGATCGGGCTCATCGTGCCGCTTGGCTACTGGGTGGTGCACCAGGCCTGCGAGGACATGCGCACGCTGG encodes the following:
- a CDS encoding EAL domain-containing protein yields the protein MDSGSHGEKPIRVLLIDRDRGEYALIGQLLNAIGHGAYELTWCWQPEHAIDAIFSDLHDVVLLDYQGDRASGQAIVAKSMQMGAPVPIIVMTDELDRNVDREAIRSGASDYLLKGRIDSQVLERTLRYAIERKSAEARLARLAHYDALTNIPNRILFRDRLARALERARRTQQTVALFFIDLDGFKQVNDTLGHEAGDELIRTVAERLSHCMRKSDSVARIGGDEFTVILEDVATTSDIVNVARKAIDVISRPVMLDSQQVFVGASIGIAVYPEAGDTVDALLKHADMAMYQAKGLRGSAYRFYTEKMNVEAMNQMYLEADLRRALRRGEFELYYQPRIALDDERIAGVEALLRWNHPVRGVVSPADFIPLAEEIGLIVPLGYWVVHQACEDMRTLDAHGVDPFHIAVNLSFKQFADEKFAQTVGNIIDGAGIDARRLEFELTETAIMAHGEHTEHCMQAIRALGPTFSLDDFGTGYSSFAHIQRLPIGALKIDRSFVKNLPVTQDDATIVKAMISLAHNLGLVVIAEGAETADQVRFLREHACDQVQGYYFSRPLRFPDLMHKIQPEAYPLARAGLNLA